In Candidatus Eisenbacteria bacterium, the following are encoded in one genomic region:
- a CDS encoding GAF domain-containing protein: MERDRLKAYRWALEEIRSVADGENDAVANLANAAAILFEALPFSWVGFYRVSGDELVLGPFQGRPACVRIARGRGVCGTAWEKNEALVVPDVHAFPGHIACDPESRSEIVIPLRAPSGFVWGVLDIDSRNVDDFDKEDLAGIEPIARLLEETAARDARFLSA; the protein is encoded by the coding sequence ATGGAACGGGACCGACTGAAAGCGTATCGGTGGGCGCTCGAGGAGATCCGCTCCGTCGCGGATGGGGAGAACGACGCCGTCGCGAACCTCGCCAACGCGGCGGCGATTCTCTTCGAGGCGCTTCCCTTCTCGTGGGTCGGGTTCTATCGGGTCTCGGGGGATGAGCTCGTGCTTGGACCGTTCCAGGGCAGGCCCGCCTGCGTGCGGATCGCCCGGGGAAGGGGCGTTTGCGGGACCGCATGGGAGAAGAACGAAGCCCTCGTCGTGCCCGACGTGCACGCGTTCCCCGGACACATCGCGTGCGACCCGGAAAGCCGCTCCGAGATCGTGATCCCGCTTCGCGCGCCCTCGGGCTTCGTATGGGGTGTTCTCGACATCGATAGTCGCAACGTCGATGATTTCGATAAAGAGGATCTCGCGGGGATCGAGCCGATCGCCCGGCTTCTCGAAGAGACCGCGGCGCGCGATGCGCGTTTCCTTTCCGCCTGA